In Chitinophaga nivalis, a single genomic region encodes these proteins:
- a CDS encoding bifunctional GNAT family N-acetyltransferase/carbon-nitrogen hydrolase family protein: MSETVEIRKLTVADYLDLKESMVSAYADMAGSYWREPTIQRLINLFPDGQIAVTVNGKVVGCALAIIVNYSKYGDSHTYEQITGYYTFNTHDPKGDVLYGIEVFVHPDYRGKRLARRLYDARKSLCEQLNLQGIVAGGRIPNYEKYADRFSPREYIEKVQDREIYDPTLTFQFSNDFQVKKILKNYLPNDEASKGFATLLQWFNIYYEKDLDTIRYNKSTVRIGLVQWQMRDYGSLDGFLQQVEYFIDAVSDYGSDFVVFPELFNAPLMKEFNQMDPAGAIRGLAKYTDQIREVFVEHAVAYNVNIISGSMPIVIDEVLYNISYLCRRDGTWDQYIKIHPTPGEVAAWGIKGGHDIQVFDTDCGKIGIQICYDVEFPEPSRILAQQGMQILFVPFMTDTQHAYNRVRFCAQARAVENECYVAIAGCIGNLPKVNNMDLQYAQSCVLTPSDFAFPVTGVKAESTPNTEMVVIADVDLVLLKELHAFGSVQTMKDIRNDLYQVVKKG, from the coding sequence ATGTCAGAAACGGTAGAAATCAGAAAACTAACGGTTGCAGATTATCTGGACCTCAAGGAATCGATGGTGTCGGCATATGCGGATATGGCTGGCAGTTACTGGAGAGAACCTACCATCCAGCGGCTGATCAACCTTTTTCCGGACGGACAGATAGCCGTTACCGTTAATGGCAAGGTAGTAGGGTGCGCACTGGCGATTATCGTCAACTATAGTAAGTATGGCGATAGCCATACCTACGAACAGATCACCGGCTACTATACCTTTAATACCCATGATCCAAAAGGCGATGTGCTGTATGGTATCGAAGTATTTGTACATCCGGATTACCGGGGGAAACGCCTGGCCCGCCGGTTGTATGATGCCCGGAAAAGTTTATGTGAGCAGCTGAACCTGCAGGGGATAGTGGCCGGCGGCCGTATTCCCAATTACGAAAAGTATGCAGATAGGTTTTCTCCCCGGGAGTATATCGAAAAGGTACAAGACCGGGAAATCTATGACCCCACTCTTACTTTTCAGTTCTCCAATGATTTCCAGGTAAAGAAGATCCTGAAAAATTACCTGCCCAACGACGAAGCCTCCAAAGGCTTTGCTACCTTACTCCAATGGTTTAATATCTATTATGAAAAGGACCTGGACACCATCCGGTATAATAAGTCCACGGTGCGCATCGGATTGGTGCAATGGCAGATGCGGGATTATGGAAGCCTCGATGGGTTCCTGCAACAGGTAGAATACTTTATTGACGCCGTAAGTGATTATGGGTCCGACTTTGTCGTGTTCCCGGAATTGTTCAACGCACCGCTGATGAAAGAGTTTAACCAGATGGACCCGGCAGGGGCTATCCGCGGCCTGGCCAAATATACGGACCAGATCCGGGAGGTGTTTGTAGAACATGCCGTTGCCTATAATGTAAATATCATCTCCGGCAGTATGCCGATTGTTATTGATGAAGTGCTGTATAACATTTCCTATCTGTGTCGCCGTGATGGTACGTGGGACCAGTACATCAAAATACATCCGACGCCCGGCGAAGTTGCGGCATGGGGTATCAAGGGCGGACATGACATTCAGGTGTTTGATACCGACTGCGGGAAGATCGGGATACAGATCTGTTATGATGTGGAGTTTCCGGAACCCAGTCGTATTCTGGCACAACAGGGGATGCAGATTTTGTTTGTTCCTTTCATGACGGATACCCAGCATGCATATAACCGTGTACGTTTCTGTGCACAGGCCCGCGCGGTGGAAAATGAATGTTATGTGGCCATCGCCGGTTGTATTGGTAACCTGCCGAAGGTGAATAATATGGACCTGCAGTATGCACAGTCCTGTGTACTGACGCCTTCTGATTTTGCCTTCCCGGTAACAGGGGTGAAGGCCGAATCAACTCCCAATACCGAGATGGTGGTAATCGCAGATGTAGACCTGGTATTGCTGAAAGAATTACATGCTTTTGGGAGTGTACAAACGATGAAGGATATACGAAATGACCTGTATCAGGTGGTGAAGAAAGGGTAG